The stretch of DNA CTCCTCACAGTGTTCAAGAGTATCTTTGTGATGAATTAGCACGGGAATGGTATTTACCTCTACCCGTTAGCGATCGCGATTATGTCATTGATATTGGTTATCGTTGTGCGGATGGACGCTGGTTAGTTTTAGCTCGTTCTGTACCAGTTCGCGTTCCTCCTGTCTATCCTTCTGACTGGATCGAAGATGTTTTTGTCACAGTTAACTGGGAAGAAGAGTTAGAAGGTAAAACTGTTTATGAACTTGTACCTCCTAGCAAGAAACAATCTGCTGTTACTGCTACTGGTGAAGGCACAAACGGTATTTACGAACAAATCTTTGGTATGACAAAATCTGCTGAAGCAATGCGCGTAGCAGGTTCTCTGTTTGGTTCGATGCAGCAAGTACCAGAACAAGCAGTTAGCTCTTATATTTTCCCCTCTGGTGTTGGTATGTGGGCATTACCTACCGCATCTGGAATAAATATGTCTGGTGTAGGTATGTCTGGAGTTGGTTTTTCTGCTTCTGCACCTCCAATTCGTCCTCGCAAATTCTGGTTAATTGCTGATGCGGAACTGATTGTTTACGGTGCAACCGAACCTGATGCAACTGTTACTATAGGTGGTCGTCCAATTAAACTCAATCCCGATGGCACATTCCGCTTCCAGATGTCTTTCCAAGATGGTTTAATCGATTATCCGATTGTAGCAGTAGCTGCTGATGGCGAACAAAATCGCTCCATCCACATGAAGTTTAACCGCGAAACTCCTTCTCGTCATACTAATACTAAAGAAGAAGCGATCGAAGAATGGTTTGTCTAGATTAACTTTCTTTAAAAATTAATCTAACTAAGATTAAGACCTCTAACAATTAAAGTTAGAGGTTTGTTTTTTTGCTTTTTTGTAATATCAAGTTCGGTTTAATACTTACATTAAAGATGAAATCAAATAATAGTAATAAGTAATAAATTGTTTCTTCGCTTAAAATAATCCTTAAATTTCAACACTCTTATCCGTAATTGGTATAAAAAAGATTTCAACAAAAGTTTGAATTAGATAAGGGCGATTATAGAATCGCCACTACGTAAAATATTTTGAGGTTGACTTAAAATCAAAAATCGTCTTTCATAGAGTTTTGAGTAAGTATGATAACTTTCTATACAACTCTCTCTAGTTTTCGTTTTGCAACCCCTAGTTCAATTTCTTTCCGTACTGAGTAAATTAACTTCTTACTCAAATTAAACAAACGCCCCTTTAAGAAAATTCGGTCTATGCGTTTGATTACTCCTTTTAAATCTTTCTCGTGATATCTATTGAGAATAATATTAATTCCATCTACTAAATCATAACGCTTGATTTGAGCAAGAAGAGGAATTAGCTCCCTATAGGAAGATTCTCCAAAAGTATCGTTAAAATGGGCTGTTTTAATTAACAATTTTTTAGAAACATCTTTCTCTTTAAAAGTAGTAACTTCTTCCAACAATCCTAGTCCCAACAGTGCAGTCATGGTTCGGACACATTTTTCACACTTGCCACAGTTGTAGTTGCCTTCACGATAGCTATCCTTTTCATTACATACTCGCAAATGTCTCAAAGCTACATCCCATTGGGCAACCAATTTAGTTTTTGCCAGTCTCGATAAAGCTGCATCTTCATGACGAATATGTA from Stanieria cyanosphaera PCC 7437 encodes:
- a CDS encoding DUF4912 domain-containing protein, whose product is MARERPPIDEMTLRQLRRVASELGISRYSRMRKSQLLAEVKQAIQELEQRRFSQNPLIQTQEEQQVEATKFDIGQDDRVGGPLSSVDEDLGELPGGYGESRIVLMPRDPQWAYTYWDVPNDHKEELRRQGGQQIALRLYDVTDISLEYQAPHSVQEYLCDELAREWYLPLPVSDRDYVIDIGYRCADGRWLVLARSVPVRVPPVYPSDWIEDVFVTVNWEEELEGKTVYELVPPSKKQSAVTATGEGTNGIYEQIFGMTKSAEAMRVAGSLFGSMQQVPEQAVSSYIFPSGVGMWALPTASGINMSGVGMSGVGFSASAPPIRPRKFWLIADAELIVYGATEPDATVTIGGRPIKLNPDGTFRFQMSFQDGLIDYPIVAVAADGEQNRSIHMKFNRETPSRHTNTKEEAIEEWFV